Proteins encoded together in one Dermacentor variabilis isolate Ectoservices chromosome 2, ASM5094787v1, whole genome shotgun sequence window:
- the LOC142571444 gene encoding protein FAM43A — translation MSSSWPPMFNKFWNKKSVTITEYDPTYKVVYLGNVLTPWAKGEGCVDKPLATLWKNYCTNVKQDIHMKLTVCNSGLKAVTKEHGLTEYWASRITHCTSVPSHPKIFCWIYRHEGRKMKQELRCHAVLCVKEEVARQMTTQLNQKLAAALQEFKREKLSRQKARLSLGSIYEQPAMPRRKQMLSTGTSNFRAPLERSRSAPKLTSIEEDEEDEDFEDDLITTGSEHESTSDVVTDADLDSLSDHFMLGVGVRETDSLDSDSVEDMPNPQLRRRPLNSIDETVDEESDNVSDESGYSEEKI, via the coding sequence ATGTCGTCATCGTGGCCTCCGATGTTCAACAAGTTCTGGAACAAGAAATCAGTCACCATCACAGAGTATGACCCGACGTACAAGGTGGTCTATCTGGGCAACGTTCTCACCCCGTGGGCCAAGGGTGAAGGTTGCGTGGACAAGCCTCTGGCCACCCTGTGGAAAAACTACTGCACCAATGTCAAGCAAGACATCCACATGAAGCTGACCGTGTGCAACTCGGGTCTCAAGGCGGTTACCAAAGAGCACGGACTCACGGAGTACTGGGCTAGTCGCATTACGCACTGCACGTCGGTGCCCTCACACCCCAAGATCTTCTGCTGGATATACAGGCACGAGGGGCGCAAGATGAAGCAGGAGCTGCGCTGTCACGCTGTCCTGTGCGTCAAGGAGGAAGTGGCGCGCCAAATGACCACGCAGCTAAACCAGAAGCTCGCCGCGGCGCTCCAAGAGTTCAAGCGCGAGAAACTGAGCCGGCAGAAAGCGAGGCTCTCGCTAGGAAGCATCTACGAGCAGCCGGCGATGCCCCGAAGGAAACAGATGCTCAGCACGGGAACCAGCAATTTCAGGGCGCCGCTCGAGAGATCCCGGAGTGCGCCCAAGCTCACCTCCATcgaggaagacgaagaggacgaggaCTTCGAGGACGACCTTATCACCACAGGCTCTGAGCACGAATCCACGTCAGACGTGGTGACGGACGCCGACTTGGACTCACTGTCGGACCATTTCATGCTTGGTGTTGGTGTGCGCGAAACGGACTCTCTGGACTCGGACTCGGTGGAAGACATGCCTAACCCACAGCTGCGGAGACGGCCGCTGAACTCAATCGACGAGACGGTGGACGAGGAGTCGGATAACGTGTCAGATGAGTCGGGTTACTCGGAAGAGAAGATTTGA